The following are encoded together in the Oceaniferula flava genome:
- a CDS encoding phospho-sugar mutase, with product MADIQTSLDQAVAAGSLLESSRENILALLQGTTSPVAEASIQELIAADEWQELNDRFYKTLAFGTGGLRGRTIGRVVTDAELGKGGPNERPEHPCVGTASMNFYNVSRAIRGMVIYLKRYLAEQGEARKPAFVIGHDTRHFSRDFAEFCAKICTDLGCDVHLFDGPRSTPQISYAIRALNADAGVVLTASHNPSHDNGFKAYFNQGAQLVGENAEGVINEVNAITSEAYEPVAEAGRGLLNVLGAEADRVYMDDAKGLLLRPDLLENSDDKTKVVFTNLHGTGGHCIVPLLTELGFDVLTVPEQDIQDGRFPTVKSPNPENAEALAMGIELAKKEGAEIVIGTDPDNDRMGVAVRNDAGEMQILTGNQIGSLMAWYRTKTFFDQGIITDSNRSRAVLIKTFVTTELQRAIAEKFGVGIVDTLTGFKYISAKLEKYEQAIPADKKGDYRKLSQEQSRALRLEYSRFFIFGGEESYGYLGTDTIRDKDGNGAAVMFAELAAYAKSVGQSLAALLDDLYKEFGYHLEVGKALVMEGADGAAQIKSLAASYSSNPPSEIDGAAVTRVRDFSKDDFEDAEGDAIPKEGMLIIELADGRSCAVRPSGTEPKIKYYLFGKDAPAEDLAASKKKVAAGLDSLWSALEADAKSRMA from the coding sequence ATGGCCGATATTCAGACCTCCCTTGATCAAGCAGTGGCTGCTGGCAGCTTACTGGAATCTTCTCGCGAAAACATCCTAGCCCTTCTGCAAGGCACCACCAGTCCTGTGGCTGAGGCCTCGATTCAAGAGCTGATCGCCGCCGACGAGTGGCAGGAGCTGAATGATCGATTTTACAAAACGCTGGCATTTGGCACCGGCGGCCTGCGTGGTCGCACGATTGGCCGGGTGGTCACCGATGCAGAGCTTGGAAAAGGAGGCCCGAACGAGCGCCCGGAGCACCCCTGTGTGGGAACGGCTTCGATGAATTTCTACAACGTCAGCCGTGCCATTCGCGGCATGGTGATCTACCTCAAACGCTACCTCGCGGAGCAAGGTGAGGCCCGCAAGCCCGCCTTTGTCATCGGTCACGACACCCGTCATTTCTCCCGCGATTTTGCCGAGTTCTGCGCCAAGATCTGCACCGATCTGGGATGCGATGTGCACCTCTTCGACGGACCACGGTCGACGCCGCAAATTTCCTACGCCATCCGCGCACTTAATGCGGATGCGGGAGTGGTACTCACCGCGAGCCACAACCCGTCTCACGACAACGGCTTCAAAGCCTACTTCAATCAAGGCGCTCAGCTCGTCGGTGAGAATGCCGAGGGTGTGATCAATGAGGTCAATGCCATCACTAGCGAGGCCTACGAGCCGGTGGCCGAGGCGGGTCGAGGCCTGTTGAACGTGCTCGGTGCCGAAGCCGATCGTGTTTACATGGACGATGCCAAAGGCCTGCTGCTTCGCCCCGATCTGCTGGAGAACAGCGACGACAAAACCAAGGTCGTCTTCACCAACCTCCACGGCACAGGCGGGCACTGCATTGTGCCGCTACTGACCGAGCTCGGCTTCGATGTGCTCACCGTGCCTGAGCAAGACATTCAAGATGGACGATTCCCCACCGTCAAATCGCCGAACCCTGAGAACGCCGAGGCGCTTGCCATGGGGATTGAGCTGGCGAAAAAGGAAGGTGCGGAAATTGTCATCGGCACCGACCCGGACAACGATCGCATGGGGGTGGCCGTTCGCAACGACGCCGGGGAAATGCAAATCCTCACCGGCAATCAGATCGGTTCGCTGATGGCCTGGTATCGGACCAAAACCTTCTTCGACCAAGGCATCATCACCGATTCCAATCGCAGCCGTGCCGTGCTCATCAAGACCTTCGTCACCACCGAGCTGCAGCGCGCCATTGCCGAGAAATTCGGTGTAGGCATCGTCGATACCCTCACCGGCTTCAAATACATCTCCGCCAAACTCGAGAAATATGAGCAGGCGATCCCCGCTGATAAAAAAGGCGACTACCGTAAGCTCAGCCAGGAGCAGAGCCGGGCGCTGCGTCTGGAATACTCCCGCTTCTTCATCTTTGGTGGCGAGGAAAGTTACGGATACCTCGGCACCGATACCATCCGCGACAAGGATGGCAACGGCGCGGCCGTCATGTTTGCCGAACTCGCCGCCTATGCCAAGAGCGTGGGGCAGAGCCTTGCAGCTTTGTTGGACGACCTTTACAAGGAGTTCGGTTACCACCTCGAGGTGGGTAAAGCGCTGGTCATGGAAGGTGCCGACGGTGCCGCTCAGATCAAGTCGCTGGCCGCCTCCTACTCCTCCAACCCACCGAGCGAGATCGACGGTGCCGCCGTCACACGGGTGCGCGATTTCTCCAAGGACGATTTCGAAGATGCCGAGGGCGATGCCATTCCCAAGGAAGGCATGTTGATCATCGAGCTGGCCGACGGTCGCTCCTGCGCGGTGCGTCCGTCCGGGACCGAGCCGAAGATCAAGTATTACCTCTTTGGCAAAGACGCCCCCGCCGAGGATCTGGCGGCAAGTAAGAAAAAGGTAGCTGCCGGGCTGGACTCACTGTGGTCCGCGCTCGAGGCCGATGCCAAGTCCCGCATGGCCTAG